The nucleotide window ATGTTTTGCAAATATCTTTAAGATAATTAAAAATCTTTTTCTTTGCtgctttaataatttaaaatttacgaTTAACTTTATCAAacataaaacatttaaaaataaattaccaAGATAAAAGTTTGGTTtgatttagaaagttataaaaACTCGTACGGACAAATTGATTAAAGATGCTAAATACATAATTAGAGATGTGATGTCGTGACCCTACGTTGTACCCACCCACCCTATTCTTCTTATCGGTTCAAACGTTAGTCACAATGGGCGATCATTGTTCTCTAATagtttagtttaatttaattatttttattctcttcATCGTCCATTTAAGGTATAGTTTTGATCAAATTGAGCAACTTGCTTAATATGGCCCATGTAATTTTATTCATTGACTCTTATGTTCTACTAAAGCCAAGACAACTTGCTGTAACTTGTAAGTGTCATTTCACAAACGTTTCCTTTTGTCCACCAACTTTGATCCGGTTAACCCAAATCCCGGTTTTACAAGTAAACCAAACCAGAGAACTTCAGTTTCTTTCTGTCGGCATCATTCATCATGGCATTCTCAATGCTTTGATCCAGTCAATTTCGACTCTGAAATCGCCTGAGCCTAGTTTAGCGCCAATGAAACCACCTCCTTGTGAGTTAACTGACAGAGACATACCCACAACACGGCCTGGATTCATCTCCATGTCTGCATCTATCACGTTTCCTTTCCATGTTGGCAAGTAGCGAGTTAGAGGAacctgaaaaagaaaaattgtcaAACTTGGGTTAGGTTTACATAACAAAACCTCTTTTTACGCAAGTTGCCTTGTCGAAGAAGTCTGAGACTTGCCTTAGCTGTATACCAGTTTCCCTTTGGAGCAAAAACAAAAGCTTGCCATGAGTTATCTTCTGCTTGTCCTGGCGAGTTTACCCAATTCTCTGTATATATCGGAATTAAAATTGCGGTTTagttttaagaaagaaaaaaaggtgTGCTCCTAATAAACCTTATGTGGTCAGCACGAGACTCACAGTAGAGATGTAGCATCTTCCATCTCCTTTAAGCCTCATGGCTATGGAATCATACCCGTCGAGATCAATAAAGCCAtcaaactacaaaaaaaaaaagaagagaaagtgctttttgttatgttttgattGACGATGAGATGATtagtaagaagaaaaaaaagcttTGT belongs to Brassica rapa cultivar Chiifu-401-42 chromosome A07, CAAS_Brap_v3.01, whole genome shotgun sequence and includes:
- the LOC103831750 gene encoding probable complex I intermediate-associated protein 30, with protein sequence MSRFRSLWQASVNATKKALTWELEEMVPPAEKCIFKFSSKEDLKRWHLYSDSEYGGLSSASLEMKDGGNGSDCTGVFSGNLSTDMSEGSKWSINRSGFCGMRSKKFDGFIDLDGYDSIAMRLKGDGRCYISTIYTENWVNSPGQAEDNSWQAFVFAPKGNWYTAKVPLTRYLPTWKGNVIDADMEMNPGRVVGMSLSVNSQGGGFIGAKLGSGDFRVEIDWIKALRMP